A genomic region of Choristoneura fumiferana chromosome 17, NRCan_CFum_1, whole genome shotgun sequence contains the following coding sequences:
- the LOC141437424 gene encoding NADH-quinone oxidoreductase subunit B 2-like: MQAIKALGAATPKALSLVKKGVFAPIVDQVRQTHLPAPKPNEKRPYSPFQDASNLAEIAVARLDDLLNWGRKGSIWPMTFGLACCAVEMMHIAAPRYDMDRYGVVFRASPRQSDVMIVAGTLTNKMAPALRKVYDQMPDPRWVISMGSCANGGGYYHYSYSVVRGCDRIVPVDIYVPGCPPSAEALLYGVLQLQKKVKRMKTIQIWYRK; the protein is encoded by the exons ATGCAGGCAATCAAGGCATTGGGAGCTGCTACTCCCAAGGCTCTTTCGCTGGTTAAGAAAGGTGTCTTTGCTCCTATAGTAGACCAAGTCCGTCAAACCCATTTACCTGCCCCGAAACCGAACGAAAAGCGCCCGTATTCGCCCTTCCAAGATGCGAGTAATCTTGCGGAGATTGCTGTGGCTAGGTTGGACGATCTGCTGAACTGGGGAAGAAAGGGCTCAATTTGGCCCATGACCTTCGGTTTGGCATGCTGTGCCGTAGAGATGATGCACATTGCAGCTCCTCGCTATGACATGGACAG ATATGGTGTAGTTTTCCGTGCTTCACCTCGTCAGTCAGATGTCATGATTGTTGCTGGCACCTTGACAAACAAAATGGCTCCTGCTCTTAGAAAAGTTTATGATCAGATGCCTGATCCAAGATGGGTTATCTCAATGGGAAGCTGTGCTAATGGTGGCGGCTATTACCATTACTCTTACTCTGTTGTCAG GGGCTGTGATAGAATAGTTCCAGTTGACATCTACGTTCCTGGTTGTCCCCCATCGGCTGAAGCCCTACTCTATGGTGTACTTCAATTGCAAAAGAAAGTAAAGAGGATGAAAACCATTCAAATCTGGTACAGAAAGTGA
- the LOC141437100 gene encoding uncharacterized protein has translation MLVCVLDDYTLYCPGTCPFLLLHSTRTPRYTGCPTCGTTPKSRLLSLHDAFYIMPRTRRNRSLDDDDDTEARHDWSPGHVTAMFETLQRSQMEAFEKLINRVSDSVPRMTSSPSPTFTSALEGRSGDFSRCKQSYSGAPNESLEGFIDAVESYKECAHVSDSSALRGLSMLLTHEAATWWQGVKPQIASWPEAIENLRSAFGDRRPPPKIYRILFSTEQGEQEKTDIFVAKARALLARIPTGDLSEKVQLDMVYSLLHHDIRKRLRREEVVSFSELLHRARQIEDSVDAPKNAAGAPTSRAPRASGNVSAARSTPASPFAPQRSLNSRAAPSAPAPAAPATPSLPRHEFTSSAKSNRQYCVYCKRTGHVRDDCPKLEVKSDVVVSCYGCGAPGVIRSQCTKCNTVSFNAISELSQVISSSVLDCESGKKNITSNLHNKIVNNDDIFTPSGPHVDSATELSSSSLFHCINYNRATTGSMTRSQQVKVIDNENTDNRRKKNVDRNLSMDLPHSLSSINDVSEVCLTSHVENNFIPLCQPLRPIFHVQVLGVNGSALVDTAARQSIAGHTLYAILKAKAYPMTSSLRTVKLADGQVCTRNVMEARNIEVSLRELFACTSSRLHKYSALYALLTF, from the exons ATGCTCGTGTGTGTATTGGATGATTATACGCTTTATTGCCCTGGAACCTGCCCTTTTCTTCTACTCCATTCCACGAGGACGCCCCGCTACACTGGCTGCCCAACTTGCGGCACGACTCCAAAAAGCCGCCTTCTCAGTTTGCACGACGCTTTTTACATCATGCCTCGCACGCGCCGCAATAGATCGctcgacgacgacgacgataCAGAAGCCCGCCATGATTGGAGCCCTGGTCACGTCACTGCTATGTTCGAGACGCTGCAGCGATCGCAGATGGAAGCTTTCGAGAAACTGATAAACAGAGTAAGCGATTCAGTACCACGAATGACGTCGTCTCCGTCTCCGACCTTCACGAGCGCCCTAGAAGGCCGATCCGGCGATTTTTCCCGCTGCAAACAAAGTTACAGTGGTGCGCCGAACGAATCCTTGGAGGGGTTCATAGACGCCGTGGAAAGCTACAAAGAATGCGCTCACGTGTCCGACAGCAGCGCGCTGCGCGGCCTGTCCATGTTGCTCACGCATGAAGCGGCGACGTGGTGGCAAGGCGTCAAGCCGCAGATCGCGTCCTGGCCAGAAGCCATCGAAAATCTGCGAAGCGCTTTCGGCGACCGCCGCCCGCCCCCCAAAATATacagaattttattttctacgGAACAAGGTGAACAAGAAAAAACAGACATCTTCGTTGCTAAAGCCAGAGCGCTGCTCGCCCGCATACCTACTGGCGATCTCAGCGAGAAAGTGCAACTAGATATGGTTTACAGTCTCCTCCATCACGATATCCGTAAACGATTACGACGCGAGGAAGTTGTGAGTTTCTCCGAGCTGCTGCATCGTGCTCGTCAGATTGAAGACTCCGTGGATGCCCCGAAGAACGCCGCCGGAGCCCCGACATCGCGTGCGCCGCGCGCCTCCGGTAACGTGTCCGCCGCGCGCTCCACGCCCGCATCGCCGTTCGCGCCGCAGCGGTCATTGAACTCGCGAGCCGCGCcgtccgcgcccgcgcccgcagcGCCGGCGACTCCTAGCCTGCCCCGACACGAATTTACGTCTAGTGCTAAATCAAATAGACAGTATTGTGTGTATTGCAAGCGTACGGGACATGTACGCGATGACTGCCCTAAATTAGAAGTGAAAAGTGATGTGGTTGTATCATGCTACGGCTGCGGAGCCCCCGGCGTGATTCGGTCGCAGTGCACCAAGTGCAATACTGTATCCTTTAACGCAATAAGCGAGTTGAGCCAAGTTATCAGCAGTTCTGTACTTGATTGTGAATCTGGTAAGAaaaacataacctcaaatttgcATAACAAAATTGTAAACAATGACGATATATTCACCCCCTCTGGCCCCCATGTCGACTCCGCGACTGAATTAAGTAGTTCGTCATTATTTCATTGCATTAATTACAATCGAGCTACTACTGGGTCTATGACTAGGTCACAACAGGTCAAGGTCATTGATAACGAGAATACTGATAATAGACGTAAGAAAAATGTGGATCGAAATCTGAGTATGGATCTGCCTCACAGTTTGAGTTCTATTAATGATGTTTCAGAGGTTTGTTTGACATCTcatgttgaaaataatttcatcCCTTTGTGTCAGCCTTTACGGCCTATTTTTCATGTGCAAGTTTTAGGTGTAAATGGTAGTGCATTGGTTGACACTGCCGCTCGACAGAGTATCGCCGGCCACACGTTGTATGCCATTCTTAAGGCGAAGGCATACCCGATGACGTCATCCTTGCGTACTGTGAAGCTTGCTGATGGCCAGGTCTGCACCAGGAATGTGATGGAAGCTCGCAATATTGAG GTGAGCCTAAGAGAGCTTTTCGCTTGCACCTCGAGCAGACTTCACAAGTACAGCGCTCTATATGCTCTGCTGACTTTCTGA
- the Rad17 gene encoding rad17 checkpoint clamp loader component isoform X1 — translation MSIRKVTLQEKKWFKPVFDFDADEPSKKVKKTKDEDLPHSKTPVKVNMSVRSSKPTPILQINHKNWMKNFDPVTVEDLAVNNKKIQDIYDWIKSNIGKNDGEILLLTGPVGCGKTITVRIIAAKHNIKVTEWITPLDIEMPTEYGDYEFKEKQSTKFLDFILNAANFTSLLDNNSTKLVLVEDLPNTFLRTPAEFTDVLHQYKQRAKSPIVFICSESHSDSKNTAANLFTPSVKEQFKIHHIILNAVSATGLKAALKRVSEIISKKHTTMYNKPTAELIDCVVNSSAGDVRSAVLNLHFACLKGSYQSMETDVVIEKEPKGKKTTNSKKKQPSSRFVSLGKDQTVSILHGVGRVLNPKFIESENGSKRLTHPPKDIIDQFLSQPSSFINFLEENYLSHFSLIDHVANAALGLSDADFMLAEWREKILQEYGLYTSVAGLMIANKAPVSAWNPVRGPKTMKIQYPSPKEMPLLEQNYLYKGKILVADYQTYYKIIDKT, via the exons ATGTCAATACGCAAGGTAACATTACAG GAGAAGAAGTGGTTTAAGCCAGTGTTTGATTTTGACGCCGATGAACCCTCAAAAAAGGTCAAGAAAACCAAGGATGAGGATCTACCACACTCCAAGACACCAGTCAAAGTC AACATGTCTGTTAGATCTTCTAAACCTACTCCAATTTTACAAATCAATCACAAAAATTGGATGAAAAATTTTGATCCAGTGACTGTGGAAGACTTGGctgtcaataataaaaaaattcaagacATTTATGATTGGATCAAATCAAATATCGGCAAGAATGATGGTGAGATCTTGCTGCTTACTGGTCCTGTGGGGTGtgggaaaactataacagttcgGATTATAGCTGCCAAACATAACATTAAAGTTACAGAATGGATCACACCATTAGACATTGAAATGCCTACAGAATATG GGGACTATGAATTCAAAGAAAAGCAGTCAACTAAATTCCtagatttcattttaaatgcTGCAAATTTTACATCCCTGCTTGACAATAACAGTACCAAACTAGTTTTGGTAGAAGATTTACCAAATACATTCTTAAGAACTCCAGCAGAATTCACAGATGTATTGCA CCAATACAAACAAAGAGCCAAATCGCCCATAGTTTTCATTTGTTCAGAGAGTCATAGTGACAGCAAAAATACTGCTGCCAATCTTTTCACACCAAGCGTTAAAGAACAATTTAAAATACACCACATTAT TTTAAATGCAGTCTCAGCAACAGGATTAAAGGCAGCACTCAAAAGAGTTTCAGAAATAATCAGCAAAAAACATACCACTATGTACAACAAACCAACAGCAGAACTTATTGATTGTGTTGTGAACTCATCAGCTGGTGATGTGAGATCAGCAGTGTTGAATTTACATTTTGCATGTTTAAAAG GGTCATACCAAAGTATGGAGACAGATGTGGTTATTGAAAAGGAACCAAAAGgcaaaaaaactacaaatagTAAAAAGAAACAACCATCAAGTAGATTTGTATCTTTAGGCAAGGACCAAACTGTTAGCATTTTGCATGGAGTAGGCAGAGTACTTAATCCAAAAT TTATTGAAAGCGAAAATGGAAGCAAACGGCTAACTCATCCTCCAAAAGATATAATCGACCAGTTTCTTAGTCAGCCAagttcatttattaattttcttgAAGAGAACTATTTGAGCCACTTCTCATTGATTGACCACGTAGCCAACGCTGCTTTGGGTTTGAGCGATGCAGATTTCATGTTAGCAGAGTGGCGG GAAAAGATTTTGCAAGAATATGGATTGTATACTTCAGTAGCTGGGCTAATGATAGCTAACAAAGCTCCAGTTTCGGCGTGGAATCCAGTCAGAGGGCCAAAAACAATGAAGATTCAATATCC GTCTCCAAAAGAAATGCCTTTGTTGGAACAGAACTATCTGTATAAAGGAAAAATACTAGTCGCAGATTACCAAACTTACTATAAAATAATCGATAAAACTTAG
- the Rad17 gene encoding rad17 checkpoint clamp loader component isoform X2 encodes MSIRKEKKWFKPVFDFDADEPSKKVKKTKDEDLPHSKTPVKVNMSVRSSKPTPILQINHKNWMKNFDPVTVEDLAVNNKKIQDIYDWIKSNIGKNDGEILLLTGPVGCGKTITVRIIAAKHNIKVTEWITPLDIEMPTEYGDYEFKEKQSTKFLDFILNAANFTSLLDNNSTKLVLVEDLPNTFLRTPAEFTDVLHQYKQRAKSPIVFICSESHSDSKNTAANLFTPSVKEQFKIHHIILNAVSATGLKAALKRVSEIISKKHTTMYNKPTAELIDCVVNSSAGDVRSAVLNLHFACLKGSYQSMETDVVIEKEPKGKKTTNSKKKQPSSRFVSLGKDQTVSILHGVGRVLNPKFIESENGSKRLTHPPKDIIDQFLSQPSSFINFLEENYLSHFSLIDHVANAALGLSDADFMLAEWREKILQEYGLYTSVAGLMIANKAPVSAWNPVRGPKTMKIQYPSPKEMPLLEQNYLYKGKILVADYQTYYKIIDKT; translated from the exons ATGTCAATACGCAAG GAGAAGAAGTGGTTTAAGCCAGTGTTTGATTTTGACGCCGATGAACCCTCAAAAAAGGTCAAGAAAACCAAGGATGAGGATCTACCACACTCCAAGACACCAGTCAAAGTC AACATGTCTGTTAGATCTTCTAAACCTACTCCAATTTTACAAATCAATCACAAAAATTGGATGAAAAATTTTGATCCAGTGACTGTGGAAGACTTGGctgtcaataataaaaaaattcaagacATTTATGATTGGATCAAATCAAATATCGGCAAGAATGATGGTGAGATCTTGCTGCTTACTGGTCCTGTGGGGTGtgggaaaactataacagttcgGATTATAGCTGCCAAACATAACATTAAAGTTACAGAATGGATCACACCATTAGACATTGAAATGCCTACAGAATATG GGGACTATGAATTCAAAGAAAAGCAGTCAACTAAATTCCtagatttcattttaaatgcTGCAAATTTTACATCCCTGCTTGACAATAACAGTACCAAACTAGTTTTGGTAGAAGATTTACCAAATACATTCTTAAGAACTCCAGCAGAATTCACAGATGTATTGCA CCAATACAAACAAAGAGCCAAATCGCCCATAGTTTTCATTTGTTCAGAGAGTCATAGTGACAGCAAAAATACTGCTGCCAATCTTTTCACACCAAGCGTTAAAGAACAATTTAAAATACACCACATTAT TTTAAATGCAGTCTCAGCAACAGGATTAAAGGCAGCACTCAAAAGAGTTTCAGAAATAATCAGCAAAAAACATACCACTATGTACAACAAACCAACAGCAGAACTTATTGATTGTGTTGTGAACTCATCAGCTGGTGATGTGAGATCAGCAGTGTTGAATTTACATTTTGCATGTTTAAAAG GGTCATACCAAAGTATGGAGACAGATGTGGTTATTGAAAAGGAACCAAAAGgcaaaaaaactacaaatagTAAAAAGAAACAACCATCAAGTAGATTTGTATCTTTAGGCAAGGACCAAACTGTTAGCATTTTGCATGGAGTAGGCAGAGTACTTAATCCAAAAT TTATTGAAAGCGAAAATGGAAGCAAACGGCTAACTCATCCTCCAAAAGATATAATCGACCAGTTTCTTAGTCAGCCAagttcatttattaattttcttgAAGAGAACTATTTGAGCCACTTCTCATTGATTGACCACGTAGCCAACGCTGCTTTGGGTTTGAGCGATGCAGATTTCATGTTAGCAGAGTGGCGG GAAAAGATTTTGCAAGAATATGGATTGTATACTTCAGTAGCTGGGCTAATGATAGCTAACAAAGCTCCAGTTTCGGCGTGGAATCCAGTCAGAGGGCCAAAAACAATGAAGATTCAATATCC GTCTCCAAAAGAAATGCCTTTGTTGGAACAGAACTATCTGTATAAAGGAAAAATACTAGTCGCAGATTACCAAACTTACTATAAAATAATCGATAAAACTTAG
- the LOC141437423 gene encoding uncharacterized protein, protein MARNKSPSAVSDKEKKKPKDKKKKNESGSSSSDSSGSSSGSSSSRSSSRSSSSSSGSSSRSSSSSSSSSSSSNDRSRAKKKTSPQKSPVKDRREPDREKIRDRSPLGDKKKISAPSANDKSKSKDKHDRSPARKKRERSPPPRPTRIHIGRLTLNVSKDHIQEIFSTYGTVKAVEFPMDRLHPHNGRGYAYVEFTNADEAENAMKHMDGGQIDGQEITAAPVLIPSRPRRPSPRPPPPRHAPMRRHSPPRYRRRSPPPRAPLASPRRRRTRSRSRAPAPRRRRSGLLLFLPIIPNPPTHSTRAHYAYLHH, encoded by the exons at GGCTCGCAATAAATCTCCATCAGCCGTATCGGATAAAGAGAAAAAGAAACCTAAGgataagaaaaagaaaaatgaatCTGGATCCAGTAGCAGCGATAGTAGTGGCAG TTCTTCGGGTAGCAGTTCATCCCGCTCCTCTTCACGCTCATCATCCAGCAGTTCGGGTAGTTCCTCAAGGTCATCCTCTTCATCCAGCTCttccagcagcagcagcaatGACCGCTCTAGGGCCAAGAAGAA GACGTCGCCGCAAAAGAGTCCAGTGAAGGATCGTCGGGAACCTGACAGGGAGAAGATCAGGGACAGGTCACCACTTGGTGACAAAAAGAAGATATCTGCACCTTCTGCTAATGATAAGTCCAAGAGCAAGGATAAACATGACag ATCTCCAGCCAGGAAGAAGAGGGAGCGTTCGCCGCCGCCGCGTCCTACCCGCATCCACATCGGCCGACTGACCCTGAACGTTAGCAAGGACCACATCCAAGAGATATTCTCGACGTACGGCACTGTAAAGGCTGTGGAGTTCCCTATGGATCGTCTGCACCCACACAATGGACGCGGGTACGCGTACGTTGAGTTCACTAACGCCGACGAAGCCGAGAATGCCATGAAGCATATGGATGGAG GGCAGATCGACGGGCAGGAGATAACGGCTGCGCCGGTGCTGATCCCGTCGCGCCCGCGCCGGCCttccccgcgcccgccgccgccgcggcacGCACCCATGCGTAGACATTCGCCGCCTAG GTACCGTCGGCGCagcccgccgccgcgcgcgccgctcgcctctccgcggcgccggcgcacgcgCTCGCGCtctcgcgcgcccgcgccgcgccgccgccgttCAGGTCTCCTCCTCTTCCTCCCGATAATCCCCAACCCACCGACACACTCCACACGCGCACACTACGCATACCTTCATCATTGA